In Kushneria marisflavi, the following are encoded in one genomic region:
- a CDS encoding ABC transporter substrate-binding protein, with the protein MILRRAVYLSLGALSLALLTGCQKEDATEEASGAKAADDRVRVAMLQPPRSGLNPLTDDAFKLSRWRTAETLIRLNDDGDPQPFLATEWTQLDDRTWRFEIRDNVTFHDGTPLTASQVVRALTAATNAVPRPRILDGVNMTIEADGDSAVRVRTETPDPLVPNRLSSPQLAIMAAKAYGEDGRVNPIEAGTGPFVLKEINGTQSATLDRYDDYWGERAELAGIDADYVPDGTARAAALRTGTADVVEAVPVSQVALIDPERVHEVPMPRTNTLYLNTDHGVFSDPAMRAAAREALDRAAIVRTVYEGRADEAKGLLGPALAWADGLRSPIEGRPEAADPAGASITLGTFTDRAELPEVAVLLEQQLEAAGFDVRQEVRQYAHIESDMLAGQFDAFILSRATMLDSGDPVAYMYSDFACEGSFNIAQLCDPEVDRAISHAADLPTGPERRQAIIEAEAAILSTDAAVPMLHERVIQGESRRVQDAVRDPRERELITEHTHLDDTTR; encoded by the coding sequence TTGATCCTTCGTCGTGCGGTTTATCTGTCTCTGGGGGCCCTGTCGCTGGCCCTGCTCACCGGCTGTCAAAAGGAGGACGCCACCGAGGAAGCAAGCGGTGCGAAGGCCGCTGATGATCGTGTTCGGGTGGCGATGCTGCAGCCACCGCGCTCTGGACTCAATCCGCTGACCGATGACGCCTTCAAGCTGTCGCGCTGGCGTACCGCCGAAACGCTGATTCGCCTGAACGATGACGGCGATCCGCAGCCGTTTCTGGCCACCGAGTGGACGCAGCTGGATGATCGAACCTGGCGCTTCGAGATTCGCGATAACGTCACCTTTCATGACGGCACGCCGCTTACCGCCTCGCAGGTCGTCAGGGCACTGACGGCAGCCACCAACGCCGTGCCCCGCCCGCGCATCCTTGATGGCGTCAACATGACCATCGAGGCCGACGGTGACAGCGCCGTGCGGGTACGTACAGAAACGCCTGACCCGCTGGTGCCCAACCGGTTGTCCAGTCCGCAGCTGGCCATCATGGCGGCGAAGGCCTACGGCGAGGATGGCCGGGTCAATCCGATCGAGGCCGGCACCGGGCCTTTCGTGTTGAAGGAGATCAATGGCACCCAGAGCGCCACGCTTGATCGCTATGACGACTACTGGGGTGAACGTGCCGAACTGGCCGGCATTGATGCCGATTATGTGCCCGACGGTACCGCACGTGCCGCGGCACTGCGCACCGGTACGGCCGATGTGGTCGAGGCTGTACCGGTCTCCCAGGTAGCGCTGATCGATCCGGAACGGGTGCATGAAGTGCCGATGCCACGTACCAATACGCTTTATCTCAATACCGATCACGGTGTGTTCAGCGACCCGGCCATGCGCGCCGCCGCCCGCGAAGCGCTCGACCGGGCAGCGATTGTCAGAACGGTCTATGAAGGCCGTGCCGATGAGGCGAAGGGCCTGCTGGGGCCGGCGCTGGCCTGGGCCGATGGCCTGCGTTCGCCGATTGAAGGGCGTCCCGAAGCCGCTGATCCGGCCGGTGCCAGCATCACGCTGGGCACCTTCACCGACCGGGCGGAGCTGCCGGAAGTGGCGGTACTGCTGGAGCAGCAGCTGGAGGCTGCCGGCTTTGACGTGCGCCAGGAGGTGCGTCAGTACGCCCATATCGAGTCCGACATGCTCGCCGGTCAGTTCGACGCCTTTATCCTGTCGCGCGCGACGATGCTCGATTCCGGTGATCCGGTCGCCTACATGTACAGCGACTTTGCCTGTGAGGGCTCCTTCAACATCGCCCAGCTCTGCGATCCCGAGGTCGACAGGGCGATCTCCCACGCTGCCGACCTGCCTACCGGGCCCGAGCGGCGCCAGGCGATCATCGAGGCCGAAGCCGCCATTCTGAGCACTGATGCCGCGGTGCCGATGCTGCATGAGCGCGTCATTCAGGGTGAATCGCGGCGCGTTCAGGACGCCGTACGTGACCCGCGTGAGCGTGAACTGATCACCGAGCACACCCACCTTGATGACACCACTCGGTAA
- a CDS encoding MarR family winged helix-turn-helix transcriptional regulator: protein MTDHNDNFEQDGDLLALESQLCFALYATQLSMSKLYRRLLKQLELTYPQYLVMQVLWQKDHLTVSSIGERLSLDSATLTPLLKRLESAELVRRQRTREDERQVEVSLTDRGSALREKARTLPAEVERASGCSTSEMKALRDQLNALKQNLDRI from the coding sequence ATGACTGATCACAACGACAATTTCGAGCAGGACGGAGACTTGCTGGCACTGGAATCGCAGCTCTGCTTTGCGCTCTATGCCACACAGCTTTCCATGAGCAAGCTTTACCGACGGCTTCTCAAGCAGCTGGAGCTGACCTATCCCCAGTATCTGGTCATGCAGGTGCTGTGGCAAAAGGACCATCTGACCGTTTCAAGCATTGGCGAGCGACTGTCTCTGGATTCCGCCACGCTCACACCACTGCTCAAGCGCCTGGAAAGCGCCGAGCTGGTCAGGCGTCAGCGTACCCGTGAAGACGAACGCCAGGTCGAGGTGTCGCTGACCGACCGGGGCAGTGCCCTGCGTGAAAAGGCCCGCACGCTGCCCGCGGAAGTTGAACGCGCCTCGGGCTGCTCAACATCGGAAATGAAGGCGTTGCGCGATCAGCTCAACGCTTTAAAGCAAAATCTGGATCGTATCTGA
- a CDS encoding organic hydroperoxide resistance protein yields the protein MSIEKVLYRASAQVTGGREGRAVSSDERLDVALSTPKALGGKGGDGTNPEQLFAAGYSACFLGALKHVAAQEKVSLPENAWVGADVDIGPIPTGFGIEVALNIHLSGMDEAQANDLVEKAHVVCPYSNATRGNIDVTLNLEV from the coding sequence ATGTCGATCGAAAAGGTACTCTACCGCGCCAGCGCCCAGGTCACCGGTGGCCGTGAAGGCCGCGCCGTTTCCTCCGATGAAAGACTCGATGTCGCCTTGAGCACGCCGAAGGCGCTGGGCGGCAAGGGCGGGGATGGCACCAACCCGGAGCAGCTTTTTGCCGCCGGCTATTCGGCCTGTTTCCTGGGCGCGCTCAAGCATGTGGCCGCTCAGGAGAAGGTCAGCCTGCCGGAAAACGCCTGGGTCGGCGCCGACGTGGACATCGGGCCGATTCCGACCGGTTTTGGCATCGAGGTGGCACTCAATATTCATCTCTCGGGCATGGATGAAGCCCAGGCCAATGATCTGGTCGAAAAGGCTCATGTGGTGTGTCCCTATTCCAACGCCACCCGCGGCAACATCGACGTGACGCTGAACCTCGAAGTCTGA
- a CDS encoding NADH:flavin oxidoreductase: MKTSAQTLAAPLFEPLSLGPVTIPNRIVMAPMTRNQSPGGVPGDDVAAYYKSRAEGGVGLIITEGTYIDHPGANGYPNVPAFHGEAALAGWQKVVEGVHAAGGKIVPQLWHVGRERRPGVEPDASVPGFGPMSIVEDGVEVVKAMTEQDIQDVVASFARAARDAKAIGFDGIELHGAHGYLIDQFFWPESNQRTDEYGGSVENRLRFARLIVRAVRDAVGPDFPIIFRFSQWKLSDYEAIIAETPEALGELLKPLAEDGVDIFHASTRRVWEPGFEGSTKTLATWTRELTGCPVIAVGSVGLDKTFRTGHFTREEDPTSKSRVNVEELAMWRARNDFDLIAIGRALLSDPQWANKVRDGRLDELHDFDTSALDTLVR, encoded by the coding sequence ATGAAGACCTCTGCACAAACGCTGGCCGCTCCGCTGTTTGAACCCCTCTCGCTGGGCCCGGTGACCATTCCCAACCGTATTGTCATGGCCCCCATGACGCGCAACCAGTCGCCGGGCGGCGTGCCGGGTGATGACGTCGCGGCCTACTACAAGAGCCGCGCCGAAGGCGGCGTGGGCCTGATCATCACCGAAGGCACATATATCGATCATCCCGGTGCCAACGGCTACCCGAATGTGCCGGCGTTTCACGGTGAAGCAGCGCTGGCCGGCTGGCAGAAGGTCGTCGAGGGCGTTCACGCTGCCGGCGGCAAGATCGTGCCGCAGCTGTGGCACGTGGGCCGCGAGCGTCGTCCGGGGGTTGAGCCGGACGCCAGCGTGCCGGGCTTTGGTCCGATGTCGATCGTTGAAGACGGCGTGGAAGTCGTCAAGGCGATGACCGAGCAGGACATCCAGGACGTGGTGGCCTCCTTTGCCCGCGCGGCGCGCGATGCCAAAGCGATCGGCTTTGACGGTATCGAGCTGCACGGCGCCCACGGCTACCTGATCGACCAGTTCTTCTGGCCCGAGAGCAATCAGCGTACTGACGAGTACGGCGGCAGCGTCGAGAACCGGCTGCGTTTTGCGCGCTTGATCGTGCGCGCCGTGCGTGACGCGGTCGGCCCGGACTTCCCGATCATCTTCCGCTTCTCGCAGTGGAAGCTGTCTGACTACGAGGCAATCATCGCCGAGACCCCCGAGGCCCTGGGCGAGCTGCTCAAGCCGCTGGCCGAGGACGGCGTGGACATCTTCCATGCCAGCACGCGCCGCGTATGGGAGCCGGGCTTTGAAGGCAGCACCAAAACGCTGGCGACCTGGACGCGTGAGCTGACCGGCTGCCCGGTCATTGCCGTGGGCAGTGTGGGTCTGGACAAGACCTTCCGCACCGGGCACTTCACCCGTGAGGAAGACCCGACCTCCAAAAGCCGGGTCAACGTCGAGGAGCTGGCCATGTGGCGCGCCCGCAATGATTTCGATCTGATCGCCATCGGCCGGGCCCTGCTGTCCGACCCGCAGTGGGCGAACAAGGTCCGTGACGGCCGCCTCGATGAGCTACACGACTTCGATACCAGCGCACTGGATACTCTGGTTCGCTGA
- the norR gene encoding nitric oxide reductase transcriptional regulator NorR, whose translation MTIFSRALRDLLAALSDGKRFDALHPQWSRLLAALVGNYPADASTLMVSVEGGLQPVAVLGMGSEVCGRRFQLEAHPRLAAIAAHPRVCRFPRDCTLPDPFDGLLDADLTHVHDCMGVALRDGDRLLGMLTLDALIPQQMAGIDDEELMAAAELLATCLRLTGQLEDTRSRLNQVLSSEQGTSLHSPGWHSPAMARLHESMALVAPTDLSVLLHGETGVGKEHLTRHLHERSRRCNGPLVRVNCATLPETLIESALFGHRRGAFSGASRDHRGHFAMADGGTLMLDEIGELPLSQQPRLLRVLQEGEIQPLGSDQAMKVDVRLIAVTNRDLAEEVAAGRFREDLYHRLSVFPLRIPPLRERREDILLLAGHFLEDNRVRLGLANLRLDIRAEQALLAWHWPGNVRELEHTLSRAALRAMGEARPDSRRSAVVCIGIKHLDLPVETGSSDVEPAADRLSTPACPQSVVDNMLSLREATDTFQRHHIEQVLAAHDHNWAASARALDMDSANLHRLGRRLGLK comes from the coding sequence ATGACCATCTTTTCAAGAGCGCTGCGGGATCTGCTGGCGGCCCTGAGTGACGGCAAGCGCTTTGATGCCCTGCATCCGCAATGGTCACGGCTGCTGGCCGCACTGGTCGGCAATTATCCGGCCGATGCCAGTACGTTGATGGTCAGCGTCGAAGGCGGGCTGCAACCGGTGGCCGTGCTGGGCATGGGCAGTGAGGTCTGCGGCCGGCGCTTCCAGCTGGAGGCCCACCCAAGACTTGCCGCCATCGCTGCCCACCCTCGGGTCTGTCGCTTTCCGCGTGACTGCACCCTGCCGGATCCCTTTGACGGCCTGCTTGATGCCGATCTGACCCATGTGCATGACTGCATGGGGGTGGCCCTGCGCGACGGCGACCGGCTTTTGGGCATGCTGACGCTGGATGCCCTGATTCCTCAGCAGATGGCCGGCATCGATGACGAGGAGCTGATGGCGGCTGCGGAGCTTTTGGCCACCTGTCTGCGCCTGACCGGGCAGCTCGAGGATACCCGCTCGCGGCTCAATCAGGTGCTGTCATCGGAACAGGGGACGTCGCTGCACTCGCCCGGCTGGCACAGTCCGGCCATGGCGCGTCTTCATGAAAGCATGGCGCTGGTGGCGCCCACCGATCTGAGCGTGCTGCTGCACGGTGAAACCGGCGTGGGAAAGGAGCATCTGACGCGCCATCTGCATGAGCGCTCGCGGCGCTGCAACGGCCCGCTGGTCCGGGTCAACTGTGCCACGCTGCCGGAGACGCTGATCGAAAGCGCGCTCTTTGGCCATCGACGTGGCGCCTTTTCCGGTGCCAGTCGCGATCATCGTGGTCATTTTGCCATGGCCGACGGGGGCACCCTGATGCTTGACGAGATCGGCGAGCTGCCACTATCCCAGCAGCCCCGGCTGTTGCGCGTACTGCAGGAAGGCGAGATTCAGCCGTTGGGCAGCGATCAGGCGATGAAGGTGGATGTGCGACTGATCGCCGTGACCAATCGCGATCTGGCTGAAGAAGTGGCTGCCGGTCGATTTCGTGAGGACCTGTATCACCGTCTGAGCGTTTTTCCCCTGCGCATTCCGCCGCTGCGCGAGCGCCGTGAGGATATTCTGCTGCTGGCCGGGCATTTTCTGGAAGACAACCGGGTGCGTCTGGGCCTGGCCAATCTGCGTCTGGACATTCGCGCCGAACAGGCGCTGCTGGCCTGGCACTGGCCCGGCAATGTGCGCGAGCTCGAACATACCCTGAGCCGTGCCGCCCTGCGGGCCATGGGTGAGGCGCGTCCTGACTCCCGTCGATCGGCCGTCGTTTGTATCGGGATCAAGCATCTGGATCTGCCGGTCGAAACCGGCTCGAGCGATGTCGAGCCTGCGGCGGATCGCTTATCCACACCCGCTTGCCCGCAATCGGTTGTGGATAACATGCTTTCCCTGCGTGAGGCTACTGACACCTTCCAGCGCCACCACATCGAACAGGTGCTGGCCGCACACGATCACAACTGGGCGGCCAGTGCCCGGGCGCTCGACATGGACAGCGCCAACCTGCACCGGCTCGGACGACGGCTGGGGCTTAAATAG
- the hmpA gene encoding NO-inducible flavohemoprotein, producing MLNEKQLEVINATAPVVAANAETIASTFYPLLFERYPQVRSMFNMRHQATGEQPRALARSVVAYALNRQDPVALERLMHPIVNKHVAINLQPDQYAIVAECLMAAIGEVLGDAVTPEIADAWSGLYWEFADRLMAAEENTYQQLENVPGGWRGERGFTLVDRVTESDEIVSFYFKPVDGKPIRTFQPGQYLGVALDIDGEQAMRQYSLTSRPGDDFYRISVKREGQGRASRHLHDHVKVGDHVRLLPPVGEMVLDERDAPVMLISAGVGQTPMLSLMAQALEAGRQVIYLHGARNARVHAFHEHLKTMARQYGSRLTYCYVYSDPTIPDELFYRGVINRALLADYLPREVTPSCYFTGPTGFMRDVESALAALDIDTPYRHFEYFGPSGQLH from the coding sequence ATGCTTAACGAAAAGCAGCTTGAAGTCATCAATGCCACTGCCCCGGTGGTCGCCGCCAACGCCGAAACCATCGCCAGCACCTTTTATCCGCTACTGTTCGAGCGCTATCCGCAGGTGCGCTCGATGTTCAACATGCGCCATCAGGCGACCGGTGAACAGCCCCGCGCGCTGGCCCGTTCGGTGGTCGCCTACGCGCTCAACCGTCAGGACCCCGTGGCGCTTGAAAGGCTCATGCACCCGATCGTTAACAAGCACGTGGCGATCAACCTGCAGCCCGATCAGTACGCCATCGTCGCCGAGTGCCTGATGGCCGCGATCGGAGAAGTGCTGGGGGATGCCGTGACTCCCGAGATTGCTGATGCCTGGAGCGGGCTCTACTGGGAATTTGCCGACCGTCTGATGGCTGCCGAAGAAAACACCTATCAGCAGCTGGAAAACGTGCCCGGCGGCTGGCGTGGTGAGCGGGGCTTCACCCTGGTCGATCGCGTAACGGAAAGCGATGAAATCGTGTCGTTCTACTTCAAACCGGTGGACGGCAAGCCGATTCGCACCTTTCAGCCGGGGCAGTATCTGGGCGTGGCGCTCGATATCGATGGCGAGCAGGCGATGCGCCAGTACAGCCTGACCTCACGCCCGGGAGATGATTTCTACCGCATCTCGGTCAAGCGTGAAGGCCAGGGTCGGGCGAGCCGCCACCTGCATGATCATGTCAAGGTCGGCGATCATGTCCGTCTGCTGCCACCGGTGGGCGAGATGGTGCTCGATGAGCGCGACGCACCGGTCATGCTGATCAGCGCTGGCGTCGGACAGACACCAATGCTCTCGCTGATGGCCCAGGCGCTCGAGGCCGGGCGTCAGGTCATCTATCTGCATGGCGCGCGTAACGCCCGTGTGCATGCCTTCCACGAGCATCTAAAGACGATGGCCAGACAGTACGGCAGCCGGCTCACCTATTGTTATGTCTACAGCGACCCGACGATCCCTGACGAGCTTTTTTATCGCGGCGTGATCAACCGCGCCCTGCTGGCCGACTATTTGCCGCGTGAAGTCACGCCAAGCTGCTATTTCACCGGTCCGACCGGCTTCATGCGCGATGTCGAGAGCGCTCTGGCGGCACTGGACATCGACACGCCCTACCGCCATTTCGAGTACTTCGGCCCCTCCGGCCAGCTGCACTGA
- a CDS encoding peptidylprolyl isomerase: MLKPLLRGCLLALPLLSPLALADADHPHVEIRTSQGNIELELDAKAAPNTVENFLNYANEDFYQGTVFHRVIDGFMIQGGGMTADMTAKKTNDPIALEESGLKNTRGTIAMARTSQPDSATSQFFINLVDNKALDYRSLYEPGYTVFGHVVSGMDVVDAIAGAPTGRRGPYADVPSNPITILSVERLD, translated from the coding sequence ATGCTGAAACCGTTACTGCGCGGCTGCCTGCTGGCGCTGCCGCTGCTCTCACCCCTGGCGCTGGCCGATGCCGATCATCCGCACGTCGAAATTCGCACCAGCCAGGGCAATATCGAGCTGGAGCTCGATGCCAAGGCGGCGCCCAACACGGTGGAGAACTTCCTGAACTACGCCAATGAGGACTTCTATCAGGGCACCGTGTTTCATCGCGTCATTGACGGCTTCATGATCCAGGGTGGCGGCATGACCGCCGACATGACGGCCAAAAAGACTAATGATCCCATCGCGCTGGAAGAAAGCGGGCTCAAGAACACCCGCGGCACCATTGCCATGGCGCGTACCAGCCAGCCGGATTCAGCCACCAGCCAGTTCTTCATCAACCTGGTCGATAACAAGGCACTCGATTACCGCAGCCTCTATGAGCCCGGCTACACCGTGTTTGGTCATGTGGTGTCAGGCATGGACGTGGTCGATGCCATTGCCGGCGCCCCGACCGGCCGTCGCGGCCCTTACGCCGATGTGCCCAGCAATCCGATCACCATCCTGTCGGTCGAACGGCTGGATTGA
- a CDS encoding SDR family oxidoreductase: MRLQGQRAVVTGAASCIGLTTAECFLTEGASVALLDQDDAALARTGDRLARTYPGRVHVETVDVADNDAVRTALAGVLDALGGVDILINAAGINVFADPLAVNAELWQRCMSINLEGAWHCIQALLPSMLSQSRGHVVNIASVHGHRIIPGAFPYPVAKHGLIGLTRSLGIEYAARGIRVNSISPGLIKTPSAQAWLDGLSEAERQQQVELLPCKRFGEASEVAATALFLAGDEARFINATDILIDGGRSQVYHL, translated from the coding sequence ATGAGACTTCAGGGACAGCGGGCCGTGGTGACCGGTGCCGCCAGCTGCATTGGGCTGACCACGGCGGAATGTTTTCTCACCGAAGGGGCAAGCGTCGCGCTGCTGGATCAGGACGATGCGGCGCTGGCCCGAACAGGCGACCGGCTGGCGCGAACGTACCCTGGCAGGGTGCACGTCGAGACGGTTGACGTGGCCGATAATGATGCCGTCAGGACGGCCTTGGCCGGTGTACTCGACGCGCTGGGCGGGGTCGATATTTTGATCAACGCCGCCGGGATCAACGTCTTTGCCGACCCGCTGGCGGTCAATGCAGAGCTCTGGCAGCGCTGCATGTCGATCAATCTGGAAGGCGCCTGGCACTGCATTCAGGCGCTCCTGCCATCGATGCTTTCGCAGTCGCGGGGGCATGTGGTCAATATCGCCTCGGTTCATGGACATCGGATCATTCCGGGCGCCTTTCCCTACCCGGTGGCCAAACACGGCCTGATCGGTTTGACCCGTTCGCTGGGAATTGAATATGCGGCCCGCGGTATTCGGGTCAACTCGATCTCGCCGGGGCTGATCAAAACGCCATCGGCGCAGGCCTGGCTTGATGGATTGAGCGAGGCAGAGCGCCAGCAACAGGTGGAACTGCTGCCCTGTAAACGCTTTGGTGAGGCAAGCGAAGTGGCTGCGACGGCGCTGTTTCTGGCTGGTGACGAGGCGCGCTTTATCAATGCCACCGACATTCTCATCGACGGCGGGCGCAGTCAGGTCTATCACCTGTAG
- a CDS encoding inositol monophosphatase family protein yields MTLDQAATKTLIDIVRHAAKTEILPRFRMLDPDTIDTKSGPDDLVTIADKGAEKVITQGVARAFPEATIVGEEAVAEDATLLDTIRDAEMAVIIDPIDGTWNFARNLNQFGVILAVVSRGETVFGLLYDPLVDDWVMARKGEGAWYGRPDGTQRRLHMSSTSKLSNMTGSTSIRRFPKETQYDLAGLFPDFDRMMSFGCACHEYRTMAFGFVDFMLTAKLMPWDHAAGIMVVQEAGGYAALLDGTPYNPTIHQGRMIAANSKDSWEALREKFDFLID; encoded by the coding sequence ATGACCCTGGATCAGGCTGCCACCAAGACGCTTATCGACATTGTTCGCCACGCCGCGAAAACCGAAATTCTACCGCGCTTTCGCATGCTCGATCCCGACACCATCGACACCAAAAGCGGTCCGGATGATCTGGTCACCATTGCCGACAAGGGGGCCGAGAAGGTGATCACCCAGGGGGTCGCCAGGGCCTTTCCGGAGGCCACCATCGTGGGCGAGGAGGCCGTGGCCGAAGACGCAACGCTTCTGGACACCATTCGCGACGCCGAGATGGCTGTCATCATCGACCCGATCGATGGCACCTGGAACTTTGCCCGCAATCTCAATCAGTTCGGCGTGATCCTGGCCGTGGTCAGCCGCGGCGAGACCGTTTTCGGTCTGCTGTATGATCCACTGGTCGATGACTGGGTCATGGCCCGCAAGGGGGAGGGCGCCTGGTATGGCCGCCCGGACGGCACGCAGCGGCGCCTGCACATGTCCAGCACCTCGAAGCTTTCCAACATGACCGGCTCCACCTCCATTCGCCGCTTCCCGAAGGAGACCCAGTACGATCTGGCCGGACTTTTCCCTGACTTTGACCGCATGATGTCCTTTGGCTGCGCCTGTCACGAATACCGCACCATGGCCTTCGGCTTTGTGGATTTCATGCTCACCGCCAAGCTGATGCCCTGGGATCACGCCGCCGGCATCATGGTCGTTCAGGAAGCCGGCGGTTACGCCGCGCTGCTCGACGGCACACCGTATAACCCCACGATCCATCAGGGCCGCATGATCGCGGCCAACTCGAAGGACAGCTGGGAAGCCCTGCGCGAAAAGTTCGACTTTTTGATCGACTGA
- a CDS encoding ArsR/SmtB family transcription factor codes for MDINTVLSALANPVRLDIVCWLKEPERHFPPQKEMAPPGGICVSHIREKTGLSQPTTSLYLSTLSRAGLVSSQRMGQWTYYRYEHDVAEAFLSALGERLLNR; via the coding sequence ATGGATATCAATACGGTTTTAAGCGCACTGGCCAACCCGGTGCGTCTGGACATTGTGTGCTGGCTCAAGGAGCCGGAACGCCATTTCCCGCCTCAGAAAGAGATGGCCCCGCCCGGGGGCATCTGTGTCAGCCATATTCGCGAGAAGACCGGACTTTCCCAGCCGACCACCTCGCTATACCTGTCGACCCTGTCACGCGCCGGCCTTGTCTCGTCACAGCGCATGGGCCAGTGGACCTATTACCGCTACGAACACGACGTGGCCGAGGCCTTTCTGAGCGCGCTTGGTGAGCGGCTGTTGAACCGCTGA
- a CDS encoding ABC transporter permease subunit, with protein sequence MSSASTVVAPFPALMPVLRSLVPTLSRLLTLAGVVVLIGLLPWLSGRDPALSILRARAGDQNPTPEALDSIRNQLGLDMNPWEKLGHWLSGLLHGDAGVSWISGGPVLPGMLQATGVSLTLMLAALLVALLTTVALCVTAVRRGLRGEPAPTSGALGATLTAMPEFLLAALLLVIFAAGLNWLPPYGWGDARHMVLPALALGLPGGGLLGRLFSDALTAGFSERWVATWHVAGFGRRRIALAVLKRTLPSLLPQVGLVIVGLTGGAIAVEQVFSIPGLGRATLGAASAQDLPALQTGILLLLVIAMVVGGAAGLVRTLLLGRTLRAGAVPVTRPDHRRGRWPWLVPTVVSLLLAIIIVAGMGRDPLTSDYLRLQAPSLALPLGADGTGRDILARVSHGALSTMGMALVVVSITLVLGMLIGLMPRLAAGPIEVTNATPPVIAGLVIAGLMGPSASGAIIAVTLVSWAPLAAHTAALVTEVQGQAHVRITPMLGVGRVRLLSRYVLPAIIGPVFRHAMLRLPGIALALAALGFLGLGPRPPAPEWGLLLAEGIPYLERAPWAVLVPSLALVLMSVLAVSLSSLWRRG encoded by the coding sequence ATGTCTTCTGCCAGCACTGTCGTCGCGCCCTTTCCCGCCCTGATGCCCGTGCTGCGCTCACTGGTGCCGACCCTTTCTCGGTTACTGACGCTGGCCGGGGTTGTAGTGCTGATCGGGCTGCTGCCCTGGCTCTCCGGGCGAGATCCGGCGTTGAGCATTCTGCGCGCCCGCGCCGGGGATCAAAATCCAACGCCCGAAGCGCTGGACTCGATTCGCAACCAGCTCGGGCTCGACATGAATCCCTGGGAGAAACTCGGTCACTGGCTGTCAGGACTCCTGCACGGTGATGCCGGCGTTTCCTGGATTTCGGGCGGGCCGGTGCTGCCCGGCATGCTGCAGGCTACCGGCGTGTCGTTGACGCTGATGCTGGCGGCCCTGCTGGTGGCACTCCTGACCACCGTGGCGCTATGCGTGACGGCCGTCCGTCGTGGTCTGAGGGGCGAACCCGCCCCCACGTCCGGTGCGCTGGGGGCCACGCTCACGGCGATGCCGGAGTTTCTGCTCGCCGCCCTCCTGCTGGTGATCTTCGCCGCCGGGCTTAACTGGCTGCCCCCCTATGGCTGGGGCGATGCGCGTCACATGGTGCTGCCGGCACTGGCGCTCGGCCTTCCGGGCGGGGGGCTTTTGGGCCGGCTGTTCAGCGACGCGCTGACGGCCGGTTTTTCCGAGCGCTGGGTCGCGACCTGGCACGTGGCGGGCTTTGGTCGCCGACGCATTGCACTGGCCGTGCTCAAGCGCACCCTGCCCAGTCTATTGCCTCAGGTGGGACTGGTGATTGTCGGGCTGACCGGCGGGGCCATTGCCGTCGAGCAGGTATTCTCGATTCCCGGACTCGGGCGGGCAACGCTGGGCGCGGCCTCGGCGCAGGATCTGCCCGCACTTCAAACCGGGATTTTGCTGCTGCTGGTGATTGCCATGGTGGTCGGTGGGGCCGCAGGCCTTGTCCGCACCCTGCTGCTGGGTCGTACCCTGCGCGCCGGCGCCGTGCCGGTCACTCGCCCTGATCACCGTCGCGGGCGCTGGCCGTGGCTGGTACCGACCGTGGTCTCCCTGTTGCTGGCGATCATCATCGTCGCCGGCATGGGGCGTGACCCGCTCACTTCAGACTATCTACGCCTGCAGGCGCCGAGTCTGGCCCTGCCGCTGGGTGCCGATGGCACCGGGCGTGACATCCTCGCTCGCGTCAGTCATGGGGCGCTCTCCACCATGGGCATGGCGCTGGTGGTGGTCAGCATCACCCTGGTGCTGGGGATGTTGATCGGGCTGATGCCACGACTGGCCGCCGGGCCAATCGAGGTCACCAATGCCACCCCACCGGTGATTGCCGGGCTGGTGATAGCGGGGCTCATGGGGCCGAGTGCCAGTGGCGCCATCATCGCGGTGACGCTGGTGAGCTGGGCCCCGCTGGCGGCGCACACTGCGGCACTGGTGACCGAGGTGCAGGGTCAGGCGCATGTACGCATCACGCCGATGCTGGGGGTGGGGCGCGTGCGCCTTTTGAGTCGCTATGTTCTACCGGCGATCATCGGCCCGGTCTTTCGCCACGCCATGCTGCGTCTACCCGGTATCGCGCTGGCACTCGCCGCGCTTGGCTTTCTGGGGCTCGGGCCCCGACCGCCGGCCCCGGAATGGGGGCTTTTGTTGGCCGAAGGCATCCCCTACCTGGAGCGCGCCCCCTGGGCGGTGCTGGTGCCGTCGCTGGCACTGGTGTTGATGTCGGTACTGGCGGTATCGCTGTCGAGCCTCTGGCGGCGGGGCTGA